The Sporomusa termitida genome has a window encoding:
- the argB gene encoding acetylglutamate kinase → MINSVEKAAVLIEALPYLQRFAGNTIVIKYGGNAMLNEELKKNVIQDIIFLKYAGIRPVVVHGGGPEITGMLKKLGKESSFVSGLRVTDAETVEIAEMVLVGKINSEIVKLLNFLGAKAVGLSGKDADLIMASKHLAKVRENGQIKEVDIGFVGDVLKLNTSIVEKLLDQGYIPVISPIGVGKDGATYNINADYVAGELAAALGAEKLALITDVEGIYRDYSDKSTFVSTLSLAEAQEMIKSGSIEGGMIPKVEACVKALAAGVAKTHIIDGRKPHSLLLEIFTTEGIGTEVVKYRRYISG, encoded by the coding sequence ATGATTAATTCGGTAGAAAAAGCGGCTGTACTGATTGAAGCGCTGCCCTATCTGCAGCGGTTTGCCGGCAATACTATTGTGATTAAATACGGCGGCAACGCCATGCTCAATGAGGAACTCAAGAAAAATGTAATACAGGACATTATCTTTCTTAAATACGCCGGTATCCGGCCGGTGGTTGTCCACGGCGGGGGACCGGAGATTACCGGTATGCTGAAGAAGCTTGGCAAAGAATCGAGCTTTGTCAGCGGCCTTAGAGTCACAGACGCCGAGACTGTAGAGATTGCGGAGATGGTGCTTGTCGGTAAGATCAACAGCGAAATCGTTAAACTGTTGAACTTCCTCGGGGCCAAAGCGGTTGGCCTGAGCGGCAAGGATGCCGATCTGATTATGGCGTCCAAGCATCTGGCTAAGGTGCGTGAAAATGGCCAAATCAAAGAAGTAGATATCGGCTTTGTCGGCGATGTGCTGAAATTAAATACCAGCATTGTTGAGAAGCTGCTGGACCAGGGCTATATCCCGGTTATTTCACCGATCGGGGTTGGCAAAGACGGGGCTACGTACAATATTAACGCCGACTATGTGGCCGGTGAACTGGCAGCGGCCCTGGGGGCTGAGAAACTGGCCCTGATTACTGACGTGGAAGGGATTTATCGCGATTATAGCGATAAGAGCACCTTTGTTTCCACCCTGTCGCTGGCTGAGGCGCAGGAAATGATCAAATCAGGCAGTATTGAGGGCGGGATGATCCCGAAAGTGGAGGCCTGCGTAAAAGCATTGGCCGCCGGGGTAGCCAAGACCCATATCATTGATGGCCGCAAACCGCATTCGCTGCTGCTGGAAATCTTCACCACCGAGGGGATCGGGACCGAAGTGGTTAAATACAGGAGGTATATCAGTGGATAA
- a CDS encoding acetylornithine transaminase, giving the protein MPVFARYPLVLSHGEGPYVYDNEGRKYIDFLAGIAVNVLGHAHPKLVAAVAEQAGKLIHCSNLYYTEAQATLARTLVTASGLGKVFIGNSGAEANEGAIKLARKYGKAIQADKVQIITAEQSFHGRTLATLTATAQPKYQQGYEPLPGGFTHVPFNDITALEALISDKTCAVMLEPIQGEGGVNLPDPDYFNKVRALCDKYGALLILDEIQTGVGRTGRMFAYEHLGITPDIVTLAKGLAGGVPIGAFIATDKAAAAFGPGDHGSTFGGNPLACAAANAVLDTIQAEQLLANAREMGGYLMARLNQLREKYPALISEVRGQGLIVAAKLTQPGRDIVNSCMHQGAIINCTAGDVLRFVPPLIINKGHVDELTAILDKTLAAVQL; this is encoded by the coding sequence ATGCCGGTATTCGCCCGGTATCCCCTTGTCCTCAGCCACGGTGAAGGTCCCTATGTTTATGACAACGAAGGCCGTAAATACATAGATTTTCTCGCCGGCATTGCGGTTAATGTTCTGGGCCATGCCCATCCGAAGCTGGTGGCGGCGGTGGCGGAACAGGCCGGCAAGCTGATTCACTGCTCTAATCTTTACTATACAGAGGCGCAGGCCACCCTGGCCCGGACCCTGGTAACCGCCAGCGGTCTCGGCAAAGTCTTTATCGGCAACAGCGGGGCCGAAGCCAACGAAGGGGCGATTAAGCTGGCCCGCAAATACGGCAAGGCAATTCAGGCCGACAAGGTGCAAATCATTACGGCCGAGCAATCGTTTCACGGCCGGACGCTGGCGACCCTGACCGCTACCGCCCAGCCTAAATACCAGCAGGGCTACGAGCCGCTGCCAGGCGGCTTTACCCATGTACCATTTAATGATATCACTGCCCTGGAAGCCTTGATATCTGACAAAACCTGTGCCGTAATGCTGGAGCCCATCCAGGGCGAAGGCGGGGTTAACCTGCCTGATCCGGATTACTTTAACAAAGTGCGGGCACTGTGTGACAAATACGGGGCGCTCTTAATCCTGGACGAGATCCAGACCGGGGTTGGCCGTACCGGCAGGATGTTTGCCTATGAGCATTTGGGTATTACCCCTGATATAGTTACCCTGGCCAAGGGGTTGGCCGGCGGTGTGCCGATCGGCGCCTTTATCGCCACCGATAAGGCTGCCGCTGCCTTTGGGCCCGGCGACCATGGCTCCACCTTTGGCGGCAACCCGCTGGCCTGCGCCGCTGCCAATGCGGTTCTCGATACCATTCAGGCCGAGCAACTGCTGGCCAATGCCCGGGAGATGGGCGGATACCTGATGGCCCGGCTTAATCAGCTCCGGGAAAAATATCCGGCCCTGATCAGCGAGGTCCGGGGCCAGGGTCTGATTGTTGCTGCCAAACTCACCCAGCCGGGGCGGGATATTGTTAACAGCTGCATGCACCAGGGGGCCATTATCAACTGCACCGCCGGCGATGTACTCCGGTTTGTACCGCCGCTGATTATCAACAAAGGTCATGTGGACGAATTGACCGCCATATTAGATAAAACACTGGCGGCTGTACAACTATAA
- the argF gene encoding ornithine carbamoyltransferase — translation MSLKGKDFLSVHHLTVDEIYQIFDFARILKAKQKAGEPHPLLKGKTLGMIFQKASTRTRVSFEVGMWQLGGSALFLSSNDMQIGRGEPVKDTARVLSRYVDGIMIRTFSHLEVEELAEYATVPVINALTDLLHPCQAMADIFTALEHKGELKGRKLCYIGDGNNMVNSLLHICAKVGMDISVATPANYAPDATIVEQAAVAAKLSGSKITILDDPLAAAQDADVLYTDVWASMGKEGEQAIRKQAFAGFQINNTLLQAAKKDTIVMHCLPAHRGEEITEDVIEGPNSVVFDEAENRLHVQKAIMALLMAD, via the coding sequence ATGAGCCTTAAAGGAAAAGACTTTCTGTCAGTACATCATCTAACTGTTGATGAGATATATCAAATTTTTGATTTTGCCAGGATCTTAAAAGCCAAACAAAAGGCCGGTGAACCACACCCGCTGCTAAAAGGCAAAACGCTGGGCATGATATTCCAAAAAGCTTCGACCCGTACCCGGGTATCGTTTGAGGTCGGCATGTGGCAGCTGGGCGGTTCGGCGCTGTTCCTTTCCTCCAACGATATGCAGATTGGCCGGGGCGAGCCGGTCAAGGACACGGCCCGCGTATTATCCCGTTATGTTGACGGCATTATGATCAGGACCTTCTCGCACCTGGAGGTGGAAGAACTGGCCGAGTATGCCACCGTGCCTGTCATTAATGCCCTGACCGACCTGCTGCATCCCTGCCAGGCCATGGCGGATATTTTTACCGCCCTTGAACATAAGGGCGAGCTGAAGGGCCGCAAGCTGTGCTATATTGGCGACGGCAACAATATGGTCAACTCGCTCCTGCATATCTGTGCCAAGGTCGGCATGGACATCAGTGTGGCTACCCCGGCCAACTATGCGCCGGATGCCACCATTGTCGAGCAGGCCGCTGTGGCCGCTAAATTGTCAGGCAGTAAAATAACCATTTTGGATGACCCGTTGGCTGCGGCCCAAGACGCTGATGTATTATATACCGATGTGTGGGCCAGTATGGGCAAAGAGGGCGAACAGGCCATCCGCAAACAGGCTTTTGCCGGCTTCCAGATTAACAATACCCTCCTGCAGGCTGCCAAAAAAGACACTATTGTTATGCATTGCCTGCCGGCGCACCGCGGGGAGGAAATCACCGAGGATGTCATCGAAGGCCCCAACTCGGTGGTGTTTGATGAGGCGGAAAATCGCTTGCACGTGCAAAAAGCCATAATGGCCCTTCTCATGGCTGATTAG